From Enterobacteriaceae endosymbiont of Donacia simplex, one genomic window encodes:
- the ilvM gene encoding acetolactate synthase 2 small subunit, whose translation MKKYKLFIKTNISPDISERIIRIIRHRGFLIKTINIDVVNKLKNINFKLIVKSYKSINFLVNQIKKLIDVLDVVIIS comes from the coding sequence ATGAAAAAATATAAATTATTTATTAAAACAAACATTAGTCCTGACATTAGTGAAAGAATAATAAGAATTATTCGTCATAGAGGATTTTTAATTAAAACAATAAATATTGATGTAGTAAATAAATTAAAAAATATTAATTTTAAATTAATAGTAAAAAGTTATAAATCTATTAATTTTTTAGTTAATCAAATTAAAAAATTAATAGATGTATTAGATGTAGTTATAATATCATAA